One genomic window of Branchiostoma lanceolatum isolate klBraLanc5 chromosome 5, klBraLanc5.hap2, whole genome shotgun sequence includes the following:
- the LOC136435527 gene encoding myosin-7-like: MPAYGPSLMDQPSEWFLAGKPDEMRKLKTAPYDPKKNFWAPDKKEIFVKVEKKSEKGDDVTCVSEGGATVVVKKSKLLPQNPSKFACADDMVNMTFLHEAAVLGNLRERYENTLIYTYSGLFCVVINPFKLLPIYTPGVVDQYRGKRRTEVPPHLFCVTDNAYQNMVSERQCQSCLITGESGAGKTENTKKVIAYLAMVAGTPGGHQEKKIGLEEQIVQTNPVLEAFGNAKTVRNNNSSRFGKFIRIHFTKIGKLSGADIESYLLEKSRVVDQLPGMERGYHIFFLIMSNGIPAVTERIMTGTDPSLYHFVKEGVYTVAGMDDQEEMRLTDEGFDILGFTVEEKSSVYDFCAGILHMGNLKYVDKKEQGDCDDPAPAEKAGRLFGVDGIGLLNNILKPRVKVGNEFVTKGQTAQQCSNSTSGLAKGIYGKIFKFLITICNETLATEHERAFFIGVLDIAGFEIFELNSLDQLCINYTNEKLQQFFNHHMFVEEQEEYKAEQIEWTFVDFGMDLAACLELIEKKNGLLPILEEQCIMPKANDKTHIEKLNGTHLGKNPKYGKPKPGKKKYEAHFELGHYAGPVAYNINGWLDKNKDPVNESAVITLKNSKNPLMPRIWSDYMTAEEQAADKSGGKRKKSGSMQTVTSVHREQLASLMANLHATYPSFVRCLIPNELKTGGIIDGPLVFNQLTCNGVLEGIRICQKGFPNRSIYADFFDRYKILAAELFDPDEFLEGKDACQLILDKIKLEKARYSCGLNKVFFKAGTLAILEEIREEKVNEIWVKATARARGMLQRKKYMKMYGSRAAIGTLQRNIRAWFKLRNDWWIKMYQKLQPKLTGGMAEELLKETKIKLAAMEKHYEKVTKDRAEIEAKYNDVQAAKDKINELLFNERDIMLNGEERVNSLLKEKAELDAQLQEIEERVEDVSDQNRQMESKKMKAEQECDEMKKEIETISLKLSKREKDKQEVEDKLRAMTEEVAINDELIGKLGREKKKLDELNAQTLDDLQSEEDKTQNLTKLKVKLEQTLDDLEDNLEHDKKIRADVDRVKRKLENDLKNAQDLVIELERYKVELEEKLKKKEFEINALNTKVEDETGLATQQQKKTKELQGRIEELEEELETERAARAKLERQRAELSRELEDIGEKLEESSGATAAQVEQNKKREAELQKVRRELEEATIGHEAATASLRKKHNDTVADMTESVENLQRAKAKLEKEKNSLRVEVDDLASSVEQVTKQRVQAEKMNKQLEDQYVDANTRLEENARVAQELGSLKTRLTAENNDLQRQLEESEGIGNQLSRTKSMLTQQMEEVKRQLEEETKGKNGLAHQLRATQSDCDALRESLEEEQEAKSEIQRNLAKANSEVAAWRSKYETDAIQRTEELEEAKKKLAARLQDAEEQVESANAKCASLEKTKNRLAGEVEDLMLDVEKANTLASQLEKKQRLVDKQMTEWRLKCETLGAELDASQKEHRAYQTELLKLRNVFDEGVEALDALKKENKILQEEINDLNDQLAESAKNIHELEKTKKRLVVEKEELQNALDEAEGALEIEQGKVVRTQLELAQLKGDIEKKLAEKDEEFESSRKNQARAMDSVQASIEIESKQKTEAQRAKKLLEGHLNEVEVQLETANRSNAEARKTIAKLHSQIQEMQVTIDDEQRQRDEIREQYNMSERKCQMLVSESDEVRSALDNAERARKAAESQLVETNERLGELSTQNSALSGHKRKLDGDLSQIQTELEEVISDHKSTEERAKKAMADTSRMAEDLRVEQENSQHAEKVKRSLDANMKDLQRRLDEAEAIALKGGKRAIQKQENRIRDLENEIAHHSRAHQEDLKQLRKNERRLKEMSFQADEDRKNQDRIQELVEKLQLKIKTFKRQVEEAEEQASSNMAKYRKTQHEYEDNLERAEIAESSLNKLRSKTRL; the protein is encoded by the exons ATGCCTGCCTACGGTCCCTCACTCATGGACCAGCCGTCCGAATGGTTCCTCGCGGGGAAACCAGACGAGATGCGGAAGCTGAAGACGGCTCCGTATGATCCTAAGAAGAACTTCTGGGCTCCTGATAAAAAGGAGATCTTCGTCAAGGTCGAGAAGAAGAGCGAgaagggtgatgacgtcacctgcGTGTCGGAAGGTGGAGCG ACTGTCGTCGTCAAGAAGTCAAAGTTGCTGCCGCAGAACCCGTCCAAGTTCGCCTGCGCTGACGACATGGTGAACATGACCTTCCTGCACGAGGCCGCTGTGCTGGGTAACCTGAGGGAGCGTTATGAGAACACTCTCATCTAC ACCTACTCCGGACTTTTCTGCGTCGTGATCAACCCCTTCAAGCTCCTGCCCATCTACACCCCAGGCGTGGTTGACCAATACCGCGGCAAGAGGCGTACGGAGGTGCCACCCCATCTCTTCTGCGTGACGGACAATGCCTACCAGAACATGGTGTCAGAGCGCCAGTGCCAATCTTGCCTCATCAC TGGCGAGTCTGGTGCCGGGAAGACTGAGAACACGAAGAAGGTTATTGCGTACCTCGCCATGGTTGCTGGTACACCCGGTGGTCATCAGGAGAAGAAG ATCGGTCTAGAGGAGCAGATCGTGCAGACTAACCCTGTACTGGAGGCTTTTGGTAACGCCAAGACCGTGAGAAACAACAACTCCTCCCGATTC GGTAAATTCATCCGTATCCACTTCACCAAAATTGGCAAGCTGTCCGGAGCTGACATCGAGAGCT ATCTGCTGGAGAAGTCCCGTGTCGTGGACCAGCTGCCCGGCATGGAGCGTGGTTACCACATCTTCTTCCTCATCATGTCCAACGGAATCCCAGCCGTCACGG AGCGCATCATGACCGGCACGGACCCTTCCCTCTACCACTTCGTGAAGGAGGGTGTGTACACCGTGGCCGGTATGGACGACCAGGAGGAGATGCGCCTTACTGATGAAGGTTTCGACATCCTGGGTTTCACAGTCGAGGAGAAGAGCAGTGTTTACGACTTCTGTGCCGGCATACTCCACATGGGAAATCTGAAGTACGTGGACAAGAAAGAGCAGGGAGACTGCGATGATCCCGCCC CTGCTGAGAAAGCAGGCCGTCTGTTTGGTGTCGATGGAATTGGACTTTTAAACAACATCTTGAAGCCACGTGTCAAGGTCGGCAACGAGTTTGTGACGAAGGGTCAGACCGCCCAACAGTGTTCCAACTCCACCAGTGGCTTGGCCAAGGGTATCTACGGCAAGATCTTCAAGTTCCTGATCACCATATGTAACGAGACCCTTGCTACTGAGCATGAGAGGGCCTTTTTCATTGGTGTGCTGGACATTGCTGGCTTTGAGATCTTTGAG CTGAACAGTTTGGACCAGTTGTGCATCAACTACACCAACGAGAAGCTGCAGCAGTTCTTCAACCACCACATGTTCGTGGAAGAGCAGGAGGAGTACAAGGCCGAGCAGATCGAATGGACCTTCGTCGACTTTGGTATGGACTTGGCAGCCTGTCTGGAGCTCATCGAAAAG AAAAACGGCCTGCTGCCAATCTTAGAGGAACAGTGCATCATGCCTAAGGCTAATGACAAGACCCACATTGAGAAGTTGAACGGCACTCATCTGGGGAAGAATCCCAAGTACGGCAAGCCCAAGCCAGGCAAGAAGAAGTACGAGGCTCACTTCGAGCTGGGTCACTACGCCGGACCTGTGGCCTACAACATCAACGGCTGGCTGGACAAGAACAAGGACCCCGTGAACGAGAGCGCTGTCATCACCCTGAAGAACAGCAAGAACCCGCTTATGCCTCGAATTTGGTCAGACTACATGACAGCAGAAGAGCAGGCTG CTGACAAGAGCGGTGGCAAGAGGAAGAAGAGTGGCTCCATGCAGACTGTGACCAGTGTCCACAGG GAGCAACTGGCTTCATTGATGGCCAACCTCCACGCCACCTACCCTAGCTTTGTGCGTTGCCTGATCCCCAACGAACTCAAGACTGGTGGCATCATTGACGGGCCTCTCGTCTTCAACCAGTTGACTTGCAACGGTGTACTTGAGGGCATCCGTATCTGTCAGAAGGGATTCCCCAACAGGAGCATCTATGCCGACTTCTTCGACAG GTACAAGATCCTGGCCGCTGAGTTGTTCGATCCTGATGAGTTTTTAGAGGGGAAAGACGCCTGCCAATTGATCCTGGATAAGATCAAGCTGGAGAAGGCCAGGTATTCCTGTGGTCTCAACAAGGTGTTCTTCAAGGCTGGTACCCTGGCTATCCTGGAGGAGATCCGCGAGGAGAAGGTCAACGAAATTTGGGTTAAGGCCACGGCTCGCGCTCGTGGAATGCTCCAGCGTAAGAAGTACATGAAGATGTATGGTTCAAG AGCGGCTATCGGTACACTGCAGCGCAACATCCGTGCGTGGTTCAAGCTACGCAACGACTGGTGGATCAAGATGTACCAGAAGCTGCAGCCCAAGCTGACTGGAGGCATGGCAGAGGAACTGCTCAAAGAAACCAAGATCAAACTCGCG GCAATGGAAAAACACTACGAGAAGGTTACCAAGGATCGTGCGGAGATAGAAGCAAAGTATAACGACGTCCAAGCCGCCAAGGACAAGATAAACGAGTTGTTGTTCAAC GAGAGGGACATCATGCTGAACGGCGAGGAGCGCGTGAACTCCCTGCTGAAGGAGAAGGCAGAATTGGACGCCCAGCTGCAGGAAATCGAGGAGCGCGTGGAGGATGTTTCCGACCAAAACAGGCAGATGGAGTCCAAGAAGATGAAG GCGGAGCAGGAATGCGACGAAATGAAGAAGGAAATTGAAACCATCTCGCTCAAATTAAGCAAGAGGGAGAAGGACAAGCAGGAAGTGGAGGACAAACTGCGCGCCATGACTGAGGAGGTGGCCATCAACGACGAGCTGATCGGCAAGCTCGGCCGCGAGAAGAAGAAGCTGGATGAGCTCAATGCG CAAACTCTAGATGACCTGCAGTCCGAGGAGGACAAGACTCAGAACCTCACCAAGCTCAAAGTCAAGCTGGAGCAAACCTTGGATGAC CTTGAGGACAACCTTGAGCACGACAAGAAGATCCGTGCTGACGTTGACCGCGTCAAGAGGAAGCTGGAGAACGACCTGAAGAACGCCCAGGATCTGGTGATCGAACTGGAGCGTTACAAGGTCGAGCTTGAGGAGAAGCTGAAGAA GAAGGAGTTCGAGATCAACGCCCTGAACACTAAGGTTGAGGATGAGACTGGCTTGGCAACTCAGCAGCAGAAGAAGACTAAAGAGCTGCAGGGCAGGATCGAGGAGCTGGAGGAGGAACTGGAGACAGAAAGAGCTGCTCGTGCAAAG CTCGAGAGGCAGCGTGCCGAACTCTCGCGTGAGTTGGAAGACATCGGTGAGAAGCTGGAAGAATCTAGCGGTGCCACAGCTGCCCAGGTTGAGCAGAACAAGAAGCGAGAGGCCGAGCTCCAGAAG GTTCGCCGTGAACTGGAGGAGGCTACAATCGGCCATGAAGCTGCCACCGCCAGCTTGAGGAAGAAGCATAACGACACTGTGGCGGACATGACTGAATCGGTCGAGAACCTGCAGAGGGCCAAGGCCAAGCTTGAGAAGGAGAAGAACTCCCTCAGGGTGGAGGTCGATGATCTGGCTTCCAGCGTTGAACAGGTCACCAAGCAGAGG GTCCAAGCTGAGAAAATGAACAAGCAGCTTGAGGATCAGTACGTTGATGCCAATACCAGGTTGGAGGAGAATGCCCGTGTCGCACAAGAACTTGGATCACTGAAGACACGATTGACCGCTGAGAACAACGACTTGCAGCGACAGTTAGAAGAGTCAGAGGGAATAGGAAACCAGCTGAGCAG GACCAAGAGCATGCTTACACAGCAGATGGAGGAGGTCAAACGCCAGCTCGAGGAGGAGACCAAGGGCAAGAACGGCCTAGCCCACCAGCTGCGTGCTACTCAGTCCGACTGCGATGCTCTGCGTGAGTCCttggaggaggagcaggaggcCAAGTCCGAGATTCAGCGCAATCTGGCCAAGGCTAACTCTGAGGTGGCGGCCTGGCGCTCCAAGTACGAGACCGACGCCATCCAGAGGACAGAGGAGTTGGAGGAGGCCAAGAAGAAGCTGGCTGCTCGTCTGCAAGACGCCGAGGAACAGGTTGAGTCCGCCAACGCCAAGTGCGCCAGCCTTGAGAAGACCAAGAACAGGTTGGCTGGCGAGGTGGAGGACCTGATGTTGGATGTTGAAAAGGCCAACACACTGGCGTCTCAGCTGGAGAAGAAGCAGCGTCTGGTTGACAAACAGATGACCGAGTGGAGGTTGAAGTGCGAAACTCTTGGGGCCGAGTTGGATGCATCCCAGAAGGAGCACCGCGCCTACCAGACCGAGCTTCTGAAACTAAGGAATGTCTTTGACGAAGGCGTTGAGGCTCTTGATGCCCTGAAGAAGGAGAATAAGATCTTACAGG AGGAAATCAACGACCTGAACGACCAGCTTGCGGAGAGTGCAAAGAACATTCACGAGCTTGAGAAGACCAAGAAGCGTCTCGTCGTTGAAAAGGAGGAGCTTCAGAACGCCTTGGACGAGGCTGAAGGCGCTCTTGAGATTGAACAGGGCAAA GTTGTCAGAACTCAGCTTGAACTGGCTCAGCTGAAGGGAGATATCGAAAAGAAACTCGCCGAGAAGGATGAAGAGTTTGAAAGCTCGCG TAAGAACCAGGCCCGTGCCATGGATAGCGTGCAGGCCTCTATCGAGATCGAGTCAAAACAAAAGACAGAAGCGCAACGAGCAAAGAAATTGCTGGAAGGCCATCTCAACGAGGTTGAGGTTCAGCTGGAGACTGCCAACAGGTCCAACGCTGAGGCCAGGAAGACCATTGCCAAGCTGCACTCCCAAATCCAGGAGATGCAG GTTACCATCGACGACGAACAGCGGCAGCGTGATGAGATCCGTGAGCagtacaacatgtctgagcGTAAGTGCCAGATGCTAGTGAGCGAAAGCGATGAG GTGCGATCCGCACTGGACAACGCCGAGAGAGCTCGTAAGGCCGCTGAATCTCAGCTGGTGGAGACCAACGAGAGGCTTGGCGAGCTGAGCACACAAAACTCAGCCCTGTCCGGACACAAGCGCAAGTTGGACGGTGACCTGTCGCAGATCCAGACCGAGCTGGAGGAGGTCATCAGTGACCACAAGAGTACCGAGGAGAGGGCTAAGAAGGCCATGGCAGAT ACATCCCGTATGGCTGAGGATCTGCGTGTGGAGCAGGAGAACTCTCAGCACGCCGAGAAGGTGAAGCGATCCTTGGACGCCAACATGAAGGATCTGCAGCGCCGCCTGGATGAGGCTGAGGCTATTGCACTCAAGGGAGGCAAGCGTGCCATCCAGAAGCAGGAGAACAGG ATCCGCGATCTGGAGAACGAGATTGCCCACCACAGCCGTGCACACCAGGAGGATCTGAAGCAGCTGCGTAAGAACGAGCGCCGTCTCAAGGAGATGAGCTTCCAGGCCGACGAGGACCGCAAGAACCAGGATCGCATCCAGGAGCTGGTGGAGAAGCTGCAGCTGAAGATCAAGACCTTCAAGCGCCAGGTGGAGGAGGCT GAGGAGCAAgcatcatccaacatggccaaGTACCGCAAGACCCAGCACGAGTACGAGGACAACTTGGAGCGTGCTGAGATTGCTGAGAGCTCCCTCAACAAGCTTCGCTCCAAGACCCGGCTGTAA